One window of Nocardia sp. NBC_00508 genomic DNA carries:
- a CDS encoding EthD domain-containing protein yields the protein MRFECAVLASHAPEAAADTTPDPVKLVCALRRRPDLLPAQFYDYWLHRHGPFATEQIKVLGGYRYVQSHTTDSTHNLLLATARGTGEAFDGVTEVWFRSEQALITAMATPAGMQTNQRLADDEKNFIDLPRSSYFLTKEHVMLG from the coding sequence TTGCGGTTCGAGTGCGCCGTCCTGGCATCCCACGCCCCCGAGGCGGCCGCGGACACCACACCCGATCCGGTCAAGCTGGTGTGCGCCCTCCGACGCCGACCGGACCTGTTGCCCGCGCAGTTCTACGACTACTGGCTGCACCGCCACGGCCCCTTCGCCACCGAGCAGATCAAGGTGCTCGGGGGTTACCGCTACGTGCAGAGCCACACAACAGACTCCACCCACAACCTCCTGCTCGCCACGGCACGCGGCACCGGCGAGGCCTTCGACGGCGTCACCGAAGTCTGGTTCCGCTCGGAACAGGCGCTGATCACGGCAATGGCCACACCAGCCGGTATGCAAACCAACCAACGGCTCGCCGATGACGAGAAGAACTTCATCGACCTGCCACGGTCCTCGTACTTCCTCACCAAGGAGCACGTGATGCTCGGCTAG
- a CDS encoding sulfotransferase family protein, with product MNVIGRDDVGTIDDLHASATKVVGLDDFGTDDYREGLEVLLESYAEDAELTPFGNKVNRAFLRGALIARLLSEASWQRFPEHADVAIERPIFVTGLPRSGTTAVHRLLNADPAHQGLEMWLTEMPQPRPPRETWASNPVYQRLAAAYEKHHVEHPEFMGVHHISADEVEECWQLLRQSAMSVSYECLAYLPRYSEWLRDRDWTPAYRRHRRNLQLIGLPDAGKRWVLKNPSHLFALDAIFEVYPDALIIQMHRDPRTIIASVCSLNEQASAGWSEKFRGPVVGAAQLDLWARGAERFLTDRKRHDAAQFCDVDYGEFVADPIGAVESIYRHFGLPLTEEATAAMTALHAESTSGAARPAHRYTLPDFGLTAEQVDARFGAYREAHFPGR from the coding sequence ATGAATGTGATCGGCAGGGACGACGTCGGGACCATCGACGATCTGCACGCCTCGGCGACCAAAGTGGTCGGGCTGGACGATTTCGGTACCGACGACTACCGCGAAGGGCTCGAGGTTCTGCTCGAGTCGTATGCCGAGGACGCTGAACTCACCCCGTTCGGCAACAAGGTGAACCGCGCTTTTCTGCGCGGCGCGCTGATCGCCCGGCTGCTCAGCGAGGCGTCGTGGCAGCGCTTTCCAGAACATGCCGACGTGGCGATCGAGCGTCCCATCTTCGTGACAGGGCTGCCACGCTCGGGCACCACGGCGGTGCACCGCCTGCTCAACGCGGATCCGGCCCACCAGGGGCTGGAGATGTGGCTCACCGAGATGCCGCAGCCGCGCCCGCCGCGCGAGACGTGGGCGAGCAACCCGGTATACCAGCGCCTCGCGGCCGCCTACGAGAAGCACCACGTGGAGCACCCGGAATTCATGGGTGTGCACCACATCTCGGCCGACGAGGTCGAGGAGTGCTGGCAGTTGCTGCGGCAGTCGGCGATGTCGGTGTCCTACGAGTGCCTGGCCTATCTGCCCCGTTACTCCGAATGGCTGCGCGACCGGGATTGGACTCCCGCCTACCGCAGGCACCGCCGCAACCTGCAACTGATCGGGCTCCCGGACGCTGGAAAACGCTGGGTGCTGAAGAACCCGAGCCACCTGTTCGCCCTGGACGCGATTTTCGAGGTGTACCCGGACGCGCTGATCATCCAGATGCACCGCGATCCGCGCACGATCATCGCGTCGGTGTGCAGCCTGAACGAACAGGCGTCCGCGGGGTGGTCGGAGAAGTTCCGCGGGCCGGTGGTCGGCGCGGCACAACTGGATCTCTGGGCACGCGGCGCGGAACGTTTTCTCACCGACCGCAAGCGCCACGACGCGGCACAGTTCTGCGACGTCGACTATGGCGAGTTCGTCGCCGACCCGATCGGCGCCGTCGAATCGATCTACCGCCACTTCGGCCTGCCGCTCACCGAGGAAGCGACCGCCGCGATGACCGCATTGCACGCCGAAAGCACCTCGGGCGCAGCGCGTCCGGCCCACCGCTATACCCTCCCCGATTTCGGCCTGACCGCCGAGCAAGTGGACGCCCGCTTCGGGGCGTACCGGGAGGCGCACTTCCCAGGGCGCTGA
- a CDS encoding SDR family oxidoreductase: MLLQDKVVVVSGVGPGLGRAIAVQSAKAGADVVLASRTESRLTEVAKEITELGRRAVVVPTDINDEAAAVNLVETAHSAFGKVDTLVNNAFAIPPIVDLLDVDLDQVRAGFETNVLAALRLTRLFVPALSETKGSVVMINSAVLRHSRRTFGPYKMAKASLLALAQSLATELGPKGIRVNSVAPGYIWADNLKWYFNYLAQQRGITAEEVYAETAKTIDLRKLPEPDEIADAVVFFASALARAITGACLDVNAGEYHH, from the coding sequence ATGTTGTTGCAGGACAAGGTTGTCGTGGTTTCGGGTGTCGGGCCGGGACTCGGCCGTGCCATCGCCGTGCAGAGTGCGAAGGCGGGCGCGGACGTGGTGCTCGCCTCGCGGACGGAGTCCCGCCTGACCGAGGTGGCCAAGGAGATCACCGAGCTCGGCAGGCGCGCCGTGGTCGTGCCGACCGACATCAATGACGAGGCCGCGGCGGTCAACCTGGTGGAGACCGCGCACAGCGCGTTCGGCAAGGTGGACACGTTGGTCAACAATGCCTTCGCCATCCCGCCCATCGTCGATCTCCTCGACGTCGACCTGGATCAGGTGCGGGCGGGCTTCGAGACCAACGTGCTGGCCGCGCTGCGGCTGACCAGGCTGTTCGTGCCCGCGCTCAGCGAGACCAAGGGCTCGGTGGTGATGATCAACTCCGCGGTGCTGCGTCACTCGCGGCGGACCTTCGGGCCGTACAAGATGGCCAAGGCGAGCCTGCTCGCGCTGGCGCAGAGCTTGGCCACCGAACTCGGGCCGAAGGGCATCCGGGTGAATTCCGTTGCGCCCGGCTATATCTGGGCCGACAACTTGAAGTGGTACTTCAACTACCTGGCGCAGCAGCGGGGCATCACCGCCGAGGAGGTCTACGCCGAGACCGCGAAGACCATCGACCTGCGCAAGCTGCCGGAACCCGACGAGATCGCCGACGCGGTCGTGTTCTTCGCGTCCGCTTTGGCGCGCGCGATCACCGGCGCGTGCCTGGACGTCAACGCCGGCGAATACCACCACTAG
- a CDS encoding helix-turn-helix domain-containing protein, with the protein MVGRRSAPTARVVQVLDFFVEQRGKRFGLSELARELDLAKPTCLGILTELTAGGYLMRDADTRSYGLGPALIAAGRVAQDSFAISALARVELEKITGRYRTTCTASAVVGEQIMVLESTGPGLVKVGAAYHFAPPVGLMYVLWDTDAAFDAWLAKPPAVPLRQDEARLRQVVAECRERGFLVESMTAAGRRLYSLLAGVADRDLPPELRELVAELVTSLGERVYLGSDLRPRKEHAVSLLAAPTYDGDGRQNMVLTMYVGASITGAEIARRGAALVTAADAVTASSGGRKPLTSDRNVF; encoded by the coding sequence ATGGTCGGCCGTCGGTCCGCGCCCACCGCACGGGTGGTTCAGGTCCTGGATTTCTTCGTCGAGCAGCGTGGCAAACGCTTCGGACTCTCCGAGCTCGCCCGCGAACTCGATCTGGCCAAGCCCACCTGCCTGGGCATCCTCACCGAGCTGACGGCGGGCGGATACCTGATGCGCGACGCGGATACCCGCAGCTATGGGCTCGGACCGGCGCTGATCGCGGCGGGCCGGGTGGCCCAGGACAGTTTCGCGATCTCCGCGCTCGCCCGCGTGGAGCTGGAGAAAATCACCGGGCGCTATCGCACGACCTGCACCGCGTCGGCCGTCGTCGGCGAGCAGATCATGGTGCTGGAAAGCACCGGGCCCGGCCTGGTCAAGGTGGGCGCGGCCTATCATTTCGCGCCGCCGGTCGGCCTGATGTACGTGCTCTGGGACACCGACGCGGCCTTCGACGCCTGGCTGGCCAAGCCGCCCGCGGTGCCGCTGCGGCAGGACGAGGCACGCCTGCGCCAGGTGGTCGCCGAGTGCCGCGAACGCGGGTTCCTGGTGGAGAGCATGACCGCTGCCGGACGGCGGCTGTACTCGCTGCTGGCCGGGGTCGCCGACCGGGATCTACCCCCCGAGCTGCGCGAACTGGTCGCCGAGCTGGTGACGAGCCTCGGCGAACGGGTCTATCTGGGGTCGGATCTGCGACCCCGCAAGGAGCACGCGGTGAGCCTGCTCGCCGCACCCACCTACGACGGCGACGGCAGGCAGAACATGGTGCTCACCATGTATGTCGGCGCCTCGATCACCGGCGCCGAAATCGCGCGGCGCGGCGCGGCGCTGGTCACCGCCGCCGACGCGGTGACGGCGAGCTCGGGCGGTCGCAAACCATTGACCAGCGACCGAAACGTGTTCTAG
- the cysD gene encoding sulfate adenylyltransferase subunit CysD produces MSLYAKSTVSTYELPHLDALEAESAHIFREVAATFERPVLLFSGGKDSVVMLHLAAKAFWPAPLPFPVLHIDTGHNFDEVIPYRDATVARLGLRLVIGRVQDDIDAGRVVEDTGPRASRNRLQTTTLLRSIQERSFDAVFGGARRDEEKARAKERVFSFRDEYGQWEPRSQRPELWNLYNGRHRPGEHIRIFPLSNWTELDIWSYIAAERIELPALYYAHRRQVVQRDGMLLAHTRFLELLDGEQPYEATVRFRTVGDATCTGCVESTAATPAEVVAEVAAARVTERGATRADDRISEAGMEDRKREGYF; encoded by the coding sequence GTGAGCCTGTACGCGAAGTCGACGGTGAGCACCTACGAGCTACCCCATCTGGACGCGCTCGAGGCCGAGTCGGCGCACATATTCCGTGAAGTGGCAGCAACATTCGAACGCCCGGTGTTGTTGTTCTCCGGCGGCAAGGACTCGGTGGTGATGCTGCACTTGGCGGCCAAGGCCTTCTGGCCCGCGCCGCTACCGTTCCCCGTGCTGCATATCGACACCGGGCACAACTTCGACGAGGTGATTCCCTACCGCGACGCCACGGTCGCGCGCTTGGGGCTGCGCCTGGTGATCGGGCGGGTCCAGGACGACATCGATGCGGGACGCGTCGTCGAGGACACCGGTCCACGCGCTTCGCGCAATCGATTGCAGACGACGACGTTGCTGCGCTCGATCCAGGAGAGATCGTTCGACGCGGTCTTCGGCGGCGCGCGCCGCGACGAGGAGAAGGCCCGCGCCAAGGAGCGGGTGTTCAGTTTCCGGGACGAGTACGGCCAATGGGAGCCGCGCAGTCAGCGCCCCGAGCTGTGGAACCTCTACAACGGCAGGCATCGCCCCGGCGAGCACATCCGGATATTTCCGCTGTCGAACTGGACCGAGCTGGACATCTGGAGCTACATCGCCGCCGAGCGCATAGAGCTGCCCGCGCTGTATTACGCACACCGCAGACAAGTGGTGCAACGCGACGGAATGCTCTTGGCGCACACCCGCTTTCTCGAACTCCTGGACGGCGAGCAGCCCTACGAGGCCACAGTGCGGTTCCGCACCGTCGGCGACGCCACCTGCACCGGCTGCGTCGAATCCACCGCGGCCACCCCGGCTGAGGTGGTGGCCGAGGTCGCCGCGGCGCGGGTCACCGAGCGGGGCGCCACCCGCGCCGACGACCGCATCTCCGAGGCAGGTATGGAAGACCGCAAACGCGAAGGCTACTTCTGA
- the cysC gene encoding adenylyl-sulfate kinase yields MTTTTLLRLATAGSVDDGKSTLIGRLLFDSKTLFTDQLAAVERTSRDRGDDYPNLALLTDGLRAEREQGITIDVAHRYFATPRRKFIIADTPGHVQYTRNMVTGASTADLALILVDARKGVVEQTRRHAFLAGLLGIPHLVLCVNKMDLVDWSQQRFEEIREEFARFASKLDVSDLTFVPVSALHGDNIVHRGASMPWYEGTPLLHHLEEVHIASDRNLIDARFPVQYVTRRHAEDFRGYAGTVAGGVFKPGDEVAVLPSGFTTTVAAIWGPGGTPIAEAFPPQAVTIQLADELDISRGDLICRPNNRPHAGRDLDAMVCWFAEDTQLTPGATYTIKHTTRAATAEVRSLDYRLDVNTLHRDENAEALSLNEIGRVQLRTRRPLLFDPYRRNRATGSFILVDEATNNTVAAGMITGPTLPSARVVWHSTAVERDERATRGLTVWLTGLSGSGKSTVAVELERRLVAAGRPAFLLDGDNLRHGLNSDLGFSAADRVENVRRVGAVARLFAEAGVVAVVSLISPYRADRDRVRAAHEAAGIPFLEVFVDTPLAVCEVRDPKGMYAKARAGEIRGFTGIDDPYEAPVHADIVLRPDHGDPASMAAAIIAQLTRMD; encoded by the coding sequence ATGACGACCACCACTCTGTTGCGCCTCGCGACCGCGGGCAGTGTCGACGACGGCAAGTCGACCCTGATCGGCCGCCTGCTGTTCGACTCCAAGACCCTCTTCACCGACCAGCTCGCCGCGGTGGAGCGCACCAGCCGCGACCGCGGCGACGACTACCCGAACCTGGCCCTGCTCACCGACGGCCTGCGCGCCGAACGCGAACAGGGCATCACCATCGACGTGGCGCACCGCTATTTCGCCACGCCCAGAAGGAAATTCATCATCGCCGACACCCCGGGGCACGTGCAGTACACCCGCAACATGGTGACCGGCGCCTCGACCGCCGACCTGGCGTTGATCCTGGTGGACGCCCGCAAGGGAGTGGTGGAGCAGACCCGCCGCCACGCGTTCCTGGCCGGCCTGCTCGGCATCCCGCACCTGGTGCTGTGCGTGAACAAGATGGACCTGGTCGACTGGTCGCAGCAACGGTTCGAGGAAATCCGCGAGGAGTTCGCCCGGTTCGCCTCCAAACTCGACGTCTCCGACCTGACGTTCGTGCCGGTGTCGGCCCTGCACGGCGACAACATCGTGCACCGCGGCGCCAGTATGCCGTGGTACGAGGGCACTCCCCTGCTGCACCACCTCGAAGAAGTGCACATCGCCTCGGACCGCAACCTGATCGACGCGCGGTTCCCGGTGCAGTACGTCACGCGCAGGCACGCCGAGGATTTTCGCGGTTACGCGGGCACCGTGGCGGGCGGGGTGTTCAAGCCGGGCGACGAAGTCGCGGTGCTGCCTTCCGGATTCACCACTACGGTCGCGGCGATCTGGGGTCCGGGCGGCACGCCGATCGCGGAAGCCTTTCCGCCGCAGGCGGTCACCATCCAGCTCGCCGACGAATTGGACATCTCCCGCGGCGACCTGATCTGCCGCCCGAACAACCGCCCGCACGCGGGCCGCGACCTGGATGCGATGGTGTGCTGGTTCGCCGAGGACACCCAGCTCACCCCCGGCGCGACCTATACCATCAAGCACACCACCCGCGCGGCCACCGCCGAGGTCCGATCCCTGGACTACCGGCTGGACGTGAACACGCTGCATCGCGATGAGAACGCGGAGGCGTTGTCGCTCAACGAGATCGGCCGCGTCCAGTTGCGCACTCGCCGGCCGCTGCTGTTCGACCCGTACCGGCGCAACCGCGCCACCGGCAGTTTCATCCTGGTCGACGAGGCCACCAACAACACGGTCGCCGCGGGCATGATCACCGGCCCCACCCTGCCGTCCGCCCGGGTGGTCTGGCATTCCACCGCGGTCGAGCGCGACGAGCGCGCCACCCGCGGCCTCACCGTCTGGCTGACGGGCCTGTCCGGCTCCGGAAAGTCCACCGTCGCCGTGGAATTGGAGCGTAGGTTGGTGGCCGCGGGCCGACCGGCATTCCTCTTGGACGGCGACAACCTGCGGCACGGGCTCAACTCCGATCTCGGCTTCAGCGCGGCCGACCGGGTGGAGAACGTCCGGCGCGTCGGCGCGGTGGCCAGACTGTTCGCCGAAGCCGGTGTCGTGGCGGTGGTTTCGCTGATCAGCCCGTACCGAGCCGACCGAGATCGAGTGCGGGCCGCGCACGAGGCGGCGGGTATCCCGTTCCTCGAGGTGTTCGTCGACACCCCCCTCGCGGTCTGCGAAGTCCGCGACCCCAAGGGCATGTATGCCAAGGCGCGCGCGGGCGAAATCCGCGGCTTCACCGGCATCGACGACCCCTACGAGGCGCCTGTGCACGCGGACATCGTGCTGCGCCCGGACCACGGCGACCCCGCATCGATGGCCGCGGCAATCATCGCGCAGCTCACCCGGATGGACTGA
- a CDS encoding NAD(P)-dependent oxidoreductase, translating to MIDRERTSVTVLGTGSMGRALAEAFLAAGHPTTVWNRSPQRAAPLVAAGATQQLAIADAIAASPVIIACMTTFRATHDSLATAGSRLSGRTLITLNSGTPSDAREFAHWAAEQGARFLGGAIKNVPSAVGKPDTLLYFGGEQTVFDENAETLRVLGGDLVHLGTEPDLAALYESAVGATLLPALLGFFEGAAVLAARGLAARTMVQYSAKWLQMIESILPVLAEEIDAGDYTRLGSSIALFHAAIGDDEQLGAESGVDMSWHAPMHDLLRRAVAEGRGEQSITALIELLAKPATQR from the coding sequence ATGATCGATCGGGAACGCACCTCGGTGACTGTGCTCGGCACCGGATCCATGGGCCGCGCGCTCGCCGAAGCCTTCCTCGCGGCAGGGCACCCGACCACCGTGTGGAACCGCAGCCCGCAACGGGCGGCTCCGTTGGTGGCGGCGGGTGCGACCCAGCAGCTCGCCATCGCCGATGCCATCGCCGCCAGCCCGGTGATCATCGCGTGCATGACCACGTTCCGAGCCACCCACGACAGTCTGGCTACGGCCGGGTCGAGGCTGAGTGGGCGCACTCTCATCACCCTCAACAGCGGAACACCCTCCGACGCACGGGAATTCGCACACTGGGCGGCCGAGCAGGGTGCGCGTTTCCTCGGCGGTGCGATCAAGAATGTGCCTTCGGCCGTGGGCAAACCGGACACGTTGCTGTATTTCGGCGGCGAGCAGACCGTCTTCGACGAGAACGCGGAAACGCTGCGGGTGCTCGGCGGTGACCTCGTCCACTTGGGCACCGAACCGGATCTGGCCGCTCTCTACGAATCCGCCGTCGGCGCCACTTTGCTGCCTGCGCTGCTCGGCTTCTTCGAAGGCGCGGCGGTGCTGGCCGCGCGTGGTCTGGCGGCACGCACGATGGTGCAGTACTCGGCCAAGTGGCTCCAGATGATCGAGTCGATCCTTCCGGTGCTGGCCGAGGAGATCGATGCCGGGGACTACACCCGGCTCGGCTCTTCGATCGCGCTGTTCCACGCCGCGATCGGCGATGACGAGCAGCTCGGGGCGGAGTCGGGTGTCGATATGTCCTGGCATGCGCCGATGCACGACCTGCTGCGTCGAGCCGTAGCCGAGGGCCGGGGTGAGCAGAGCATCACGGCACTGATCGAGCTGCTCGCGAAACCGGCCACTCAGCGATAA
- a CDS encoding DUF6463 family protein codes for MEQRSASRMIKWAGWLITLFGAAHTLGALTVEKAARHAGTWFSGGLWSDDLAAMSSANSAYWLSLASFGVPLVVVGVMVLWLERRGIAPPTFVAWTLGVWTVGGAAVLMFTPWPILLLASVLLLVGSRRAARHDEQPTPAEFRRA; via the coding sequence ATGGAGCAGCGGAGCGCGAGTCGGATGATCAAGTGGGCCGGTTGGCTCATCACGCTGTTCGGGGCCGCGCACACGCTCGGCGCTTTGACGGTGGAGAAAGCCGCGCGTCACGCGGGAACCTGGTTCAGCGGGGGATTGTGGAGCGACGACCTCGCGGCGATGAGTTCGGCGAACAGCGCGTACTGGCTGAGTTTGGCCAGCTTCGGCGTGCCGCTCGTCGTGGTCGGCGTGATGGTGCTGTGGCTGGAACGTCGCGGCATCGCGCCGCCGACGTTCGTCGCGTGGACGCTCGGGGTCTGGACCGTGGGCGGCGCTGCGGTCCTCATGTTCACGCCCTGGCCGATCCTCCTGCTCGCCAGCGTCCTGCTGCTGGTCGGATCACGCCGCGCCGCCCGTCACGACGAGCAGCCCACCCCAGCCGAGTTTCGACGAGCGTGA
- a CDS encoding NAD(P)-dependent oxidoreductase, which translates to MMSQSAGSVTVMGLGSMGQAMVRSLCASGTKVTVWNRSPEKAGAVVEFGAVRADTVGQALSAGEVIVLSLTDYPAMYDVLEPVAEHLAGKTIVNLSSDSPESTRKAGAWIRARGGRFLAGGVMADSDGVGSSAAYIFYSGPRDVFAACADALRPLGRPEYLGEDDGIAQLYYQAVLAMFLPGLLAFEQALAMIDRSGESIERFLPYAQRSMGDMADLYAAVAAMAATGGWRDIAHLRMMAAGAQHVVQTATAAGVDTALAHAVRTYWHRALTESERTGVPVSTFQLLRGETSSLNKPEYR; encoded by the coding sequence ATGATGTCTCAGTCAGCTGGTTCGGTGACGGTCATGGGGCTGGGGTCGATGGGACAGGCGATGGTCCGGTCGTTGTGCGCTTCCGGCACGAAGGTGACCGTATGGAACCGCAGCCCCGAAAAAGCCGGCGCTGTGGTGGAATTCGGCGCCGTGCGAGCGGATACCGTGGGACAGGCTTTGAGTGCCGGCGAGGTGATCGTCCTCAGCCTGACCGACTACCCCGCCATGTACGACGTGCTCGAGCCCGTGGCCGAGCACCTGGCGGGCAAGACGATCGTCAACCTCTCGTCGGACTCGCCGGAAAGCACACGCAAGGCCGGGGCATGGATTCGTGCACGTGGTGGTCGATTCCTCGCCGGCGGAGTCATGGCCGACAGCGATGGCGTGGGGAGTTCAGCCGCCTATATCTTCTACAGCGGCCCTCGTGACGTCTTCGCCGCATGTGCCGACGCGCTCCGGCCGCTGGGCCGACCAGAGTACCTCGGCGAGGACGATGGGATCGCACAGCTCTACTACCAGGCGGTCCTGGCAATGTTCCTGCCCGGGCTGCTCGCGTTCGAGCAGGCACTGGCCATGATCGATCGATCCGGCGAATCGATCGAACGATTCCTGCCGTACGCGCAACGGTCGATGGGCGATATGGCGGATCTGTATGCCGCGGTGGCCGCTATGGCCGCCACCGGCGGATGGCGCGATATCGCACATCTGCGGATGATGGCAGCAGGCGCGCAGCATGTCGTCCAGACCGCCACGGCTGCCGGAGTAGACACGGCGTTGGCGCACGCCGTGCGGACCTACTGGCATCGGGCCCTGACCGAAAGTGAGCGAACCGGTGTACCGGTATCGACCTTCCAGCTACTTCGAGGCGAAACCAGCAGCCTGAACAAACCGGAATACCGCTGA
- a CDS encoding ArsR/SmtB family transcription factor has protein sequence MGDIFKALADPTRRTILDELTERDGQTLFEICVRLTSRHQLNLTRQAVSQHLAVLEEAGLITTRKQGRYKFHHLDTTPLAAIFERWPVGRKGQAP, from the coding sequence ATGGGCGATATCTTCAAGGCCCTCGCCGATCCCACCCGGCGGACCATTCTCGACGAGCTCACCGAGCGCGACGGTCAGACTCTGTTCGAGATCTGCGTCCGCCTGACGAGTCGACATCAGCTCAACCTGACCCGGCAGGCCGTATCCCAGCATCTGGCAGTGCTGGAGGAGGCGGGGCTGATCACGACGCGCAAGCAGGGGCGGTACAAGTTCCACCACCTCGACACCACTCCCCTGGCCGCCATCTTCGAGCGGTGGCCGGTCGGCAGGAAAGGACAAGCACCGTGA
- a CDS encoding VOC family protein — translation MKIYVTSVFVDDQQKALDFYTEVLGFTKKHDIPLGEARWLTVVSPEDPEGTELLLEPDGHPAVKPYKEGLVADGIPATSFQVTDVQAEYERLRGLGVTFTQEPMAAGTVTMAVFDDTCGNLIQIITPA, via the coding sequence GTGAAGATCTATGTCACCAGCGTGTTCGTCGACGACCAGCAGAAGGCCCTCGACTTCTACACCGAGGTGCTCGGCTTCACCAAGAAGCACGACATCCCGCTGGGCGAGGCCCGGTGGCTGACGGTCGTCTCACCGGAGGACCCCGAGGGCACAGAACTGCTGCTCGAGCCGGACGGACACCCCGCAGTCAAGCCGTACAAGGAAGGACTGGTCGCCGACGGCATTCCGGCCACGTCGTTCCAGGTCACCGATGTGCAGGCGGAATACGAGCGGCTGCGCGGGCTGGGGGTGACGTTCACGCAGGAACCGATGGCGGCAGGGACGGTGACCATGGCGGTCTTCGACGACACCTGCGGGAACCTGATCCAGATCATCACCCCGGCCTGA
- a CDS encoding glyoxalase, with protein MNITTDQSTVESVILEVSDPAAAAAFYAAAFGLGDKVRVRASEAPTTGFRGFILSLVVSQPSTVDSLIGTALDAGATTLKPAKKSFWGYGGVVQAPDGAIWKIATSSKKDTGPATREVDDFVVLLGVDNVKATKQFYVDRGLAVAKSFGSKYVEFDASPSSVKLALYGRRAAAKDAGVAPEGAGSHRIIIGGDIGSFADLDGFAWEVAPDKDLKS; from the coding sequence ATGAACATCACCACTGATCAGAGCACTGTCGAGTCCGTCATCCTCGAGGTGTCCGACCCCGCGGCCGCCGCGGCCTTCTACGCCGCCGCGTTCGGCCTCGGCGACAAGGTGCGCGTGCGCGCCTCCGAGGCGCCGACGACCGGCTTTCGCGGCTTCATACTTTCGCTCGTGGTGTCTCAGCCGAGCACCGTCGACAGCCTCATCGGCACCGCCCTCGACGCAGGCGCGACGACGCTGAAGCCTGCCAAGAAGAGCTTCTGGGGCTACGGCGGCGTCGTCCAGGCTCCGGACGGGGCGATCTGGAAGATCGCGACGTCGTCGAAGAAGGACACCGGCCCGGCCACCCGGGAGGTCGACGATTTCGTGGTGCTCCTCGGGGTCGACAACGTCAAGGCGACCAAGCAGTTCTACGTCGACCGCGGTCTGGCCGTGGCGAAGAGCTTCGGCAGCAAGTACGTCGAGTTCGACGCTTCACCGTCTTCGGTCAAGCTGGCGCTCTACGGGCGCCGCGCCGCCGCCAAGGACGCCGGCGTCGCACCGGAGGGCGCCGGGTCGCACCGGATCATCATCGGCGGCGATATCGGGTCCTTTGCCGACCTGGACGGGTTCGCGTGGGAGGTCGCCCCGGACAAGGATCTGAAATCCTGA
- a CDS encoding helix-turn-helix transcriptional regulator, whose translation MRADRLVSLVLLLRRHGRLSAATLARELEVSTRTVLRDIEALSAAGVPVYAERGRHGGFALLPGFQTELTGLNHDEALALLVAGSRRGGQAFGLGSALASAMRKVVDALPESSRATAAGAAQRFLVDPEADLLSRRLVAEEVPDAIVTEVRRAVFAGHKLRIHYAAVDQTPKWRTVDPIGLVTVRDQGYLLATRSGADRTYRLSRVLAAEELPEPAQRPDRVDLDRAWQERSTQFRTGGDQVTVLVRVHPARREDLVGTALAVRDEAADADGWLRMEVTFQDPRHAEWAVWQLATNAEALAPQWLRTSLRNRAAAIATCYGVSS comes from the coding sequence ATGCGAGCTGACCGGTTGGTCTCGCTGGTGCTGCTGCTGCGCCGGCACGGTCGGCTGTCCGCGGCCACGCTGGCCCGCGAGCTGGAGGTATCCACCCGCACCGTGCTGCGCGACATCGAGGCGCTGTCCGCGGCCGGCGTCCCGGTCTACGCCGAACGCGGCCGGCACGGCGGTTTCGCATTGTTGCCCGGTTTCCAGACCGAGCTCACCGGACTGAATCACGACGAGGCACTTGCCCTGCTGGTCGCCGGATCACGGCGTGGTGGGCAGGCATTCGGCCTCGGCTCGGCGCTCGCTTCGGCCATGCGCAAGGTGGTCGACGCGCTACCCGAGAGCTCTCGGGCCACCGCGGCCGGCGCGGCCCAGCGATTCCTCGTCGACCCGGAGGCCGACCTCCTCTCGCGCCGGCTGGTCGCTGAGGAGGTGCCCGACGCCATAGTGACCGAGGTCCGGCGCGCGGTGTTCGCCGGCCACAAGCTGCGCATCCACTACGCGGCTGTCGACCAGACCCCGAAGTGGCGCACGGTGGACCCGATCGGGCTGGTCACCGTACGCGACCAGGGCTACTTGCTGGCCACGAGGTCTGGCGCGGACCGCACCTACCGGCTGTCCCGGGTCTTGGCGGCGGAGGAACTCCCCGAACCCGCACAGCGACCGGACCGGGTCGATCTGGACCGGGCCTGGCAGGAACGCAGCACGCAGTTCCGGACCGGCGGCGACCAAGTCACCGTGCTGGTACGGGTGCACCCGGCACGGCGGGAGGACCTGGTGGGCACCGCGCTGGCCGTCCGCGACGAAGCAGCCGACGCAGACGGCTGGCTGCGGATGGAGGTGACCTTCCAAGATCCGAGACACGCCGAATGGGCGGTGTGGCAGCTCGCCACGAACGCGGAAGCCCTGGCCCCGCAGTGGTTGCGCACCTCCCTGCGCAACCGCGCCGCCGCGATCGCCACCTGCTACGGGGTGTCATCCTGA